From the Limnochordia bacterium genome, one window contains:
- a CDS encoding sugar phosphate isomerase/epimerase: MSNTVIAAQLYTLRDSLKTPQEIRQSLSKVREIGYEAVQLSGLGPIEPGELAKILQDYNLQVAATHVSFQRLKDEFDKVVEEHRLWGCQHVAVGSMPGEYKTDADGYKRFAQEATAIGRQLARAGLTFSYHNHSFEFEKFQGRLGLDILFEESDPEVFLAEIDTFWIQHGGGDPAAWIQKVSGRMRIVHLKDMTICDGRQAMAEVGEGNLNWPDILRACKEAGVLWYVVEQDICQRDPFESLAISLRNLKAMGLV, encoded by the coding sequence ATGAGTAATACCGTCATTGCTGCACAATTATATACACTTCGTGACTCACTCAAGACCCCTCAGGAGATTCGACAGAGCTTGAGTAAGGTTCGGGAAATTGGCTATGAAGCGGTTCAGCTTTCCGGTTTAGGCCCTATCGAACCAGGGGAATTGGCCAAGATACTTCAGGACTACAATCTGCAAGTAGCTGCCACTCATGTGAGTTTTCAAAGACTGAAAGATGAGTTCGACAAGGTTGTTGAAGAACATAGATTATGGGGATGCCAGCATGTCGCAGTAGGTTCGATGCCCGGGGAATATAAGACAGATGCCGATGGATACAAACGCTTTGCCCAGGAGGCCACTGCCATTGGGCGTCAGCTTGCTCGAGCGGGGCTTACCTTTAGCTACCATAACCATAGCTTTGAGTTTGAGAAATTCCAGGGACGGTTGGGTTTGGATATCCTTTTTGAGGAAAGCGATCCAGAGGTCTTTCTAGCCGAAATTGATACCTTTTGGATCCAACACGGTGGTGGGGATCCAGCGGCTTGGATCCAAAAAGTCTCGGGGCGTATGCGGATTGTGCACTTAAAGGACATGACTATTTGTGATGGAAGACAAGCTATGGCTGAAGTTGGTGAAGGTAACCTCAATTGGCCAGACATCTTGCGGGCATGTAAGGAGGCAGGAGTCTTGTGGTATGTGGTGGAACAAGATATATGCCAACGGGATCCATTTGAGAGTCTGGCTATTAGTCTGCGCAATCTAAAGGCAATGGGTTTAGTCTAG
- a CDS encoding cupin domain-containing protein produces MIKAKQDLITDIRRSMHKGEGSIEFEHIATTEELKGKCRLFAKLRLEPNASIGLHEHNDEEEIFYILKGTGLVTDDNAEKLVHPGDVVITRGGSSHSIKNNGTSDLELIAVILIY; encoded by the coding sequence TTGATCAAAGCAAAACAAGACCTCATCACCGATATTCGCCGCAGCATGCACAAGGGAGAAGGTAGTATCGAATTTGAACATATCGCTACTACCGAAGAGTTGAAGGGCAAGTGTCGGTTGTTTGCTAAGTTGCGGCTAGAACCTAACGCTTCAATCGGATTGCACGAACACAACGATGAAGAAGAGATATTCTATATCCTTAAGGGCACCGGCCTTGTCACCGATGACAATGCAGAAAAACTGGTACATCCAGGTGATGTTGTTATTACTAGAGGAGGCAGCTCCCATAGCATAAAAAACAATGGCACTTCTGACCTTGAGTTAATCGCAGTCATTCTTATCTACTAG
- a CDS encoding GntR family transcriptional regulator, with protein MVTFPARRASFSSIVYEALREKIILMEIPPGARLSENILAETLNVSRSPVREALKLLEQERLVMTIPQRGTFVTKIVPKEVLDACDMRLLLEEWMLKKLEAGVAHIDRDVVARLLAEHETIDGAHELSRSLDLDNMFHKTLLESTDNQQAIRLYLQVITVMIRVRTWNIRRLDTLQKGMDEHRLLYQAICERNWELAGNVILCHVDAVRKCLRRLEEENPDFCSDDGIIQEIGGLDCLAGRI; from the coding sequence ATGGTTACTTTTCCTGCGCGAAGGGCTTCGTTTAGTAGTATCGTCTACGAGGCTCTTCGGGAAAAGATAATTCTCATGGAAATACCCCCTGGGGCTCGGCTTTCTGAGAATATTTTGGCAGAAACACTAAATGTGAGTCGTTCTCCCGTGCGGGAAGCTTTAAAACTTTTGGAGCAGGAACGGTTAGTAATGACGATCCCCCAAAGGGGAACCTTTGTTACAAAGATAGTTCCAAAAGAGGTGTTGGATGCCTGTGATATGCGTCTACTCCTTGAGGAATGGATGCTGAAAAAACTAGAAGCTGGTGTTGCCCACATAGACCGGGATGTTGTTGCAAGACTATTAGCGGAACATGAGACTATTGACGGTGCTCACGAACTCTCCCGCAGTCTTGACCTGGATAACATGTTTCACAAAACGCTTCTTGAGTCGACGGATAATCAGCAAGCGATCCGCTTATATCTACAAGTAATCACTGTCATGATCCGGGTGCGGACTTGGAATATTAGGCGGCTTGATACTCTTCAAAAGGGGATGGACGAGCATCGACTGTTGTATCAGGCCATTTGTGAAAGAAACTGGGAACTGGCGGGAAATGTGATCTTGTGTCATGTTGATGCGGTCCGAAAGTGTCTGAGGCGGTTAGAAGAGGAAAACCCTGACTTTTGCAGTGACGATGGCATAATCCAGGAGATAGGGGGACTTGATTGCCTTGCTGGACGTATCTAA
- a CDS encoding AraC family transcriptional regulator, with protein MHYVAELDGIVPEVIYAVDRDCRLFSGWHLAPRTLNEYNYLIFLEGTAWFDYQGALHKVGRGDLVCIVPGEEHAAWTTEEDPMHCYAFCFHIYTMNGTRLQEDCLNMPRFSRPGNFEQLQYLFRRLVHHWVSGQHNHRAKCRSIALNILYELDYWQHTNLAPKQTDQVGQVIEYLMSNYHQQITLADMAKIMHLNPVYFSRIFKIATGQTPIQYLTSIRVKKAIDLLLESTETINEISFKVGYKDPSYFSRVFKKVTGICPQQYRQSATLSEENNSPDKPSDGT; from the coding sequence GTGCATTACGTGGCCGAGCTTGATGGTATCGTTCCAGAAGTAATCTACGCAGTAGACCGAGACTGCCGGTTATTCTCCGGCTGGCACCTAGCCCCACGGACCTTAAATGAGTACAACTACCTGATTTTCTTGGAGGGAACCGCTTGGTTTGACTACCAAGGGGCACTCCATAAGGTCGGCCGGGGAGACCTAGTCTGCATTGTACCCGGCGAGGAGCATGCAGCCTGGACCACCGAGGAAGACCCGATGCATTGCTATGCCTTTTGTTTTCATATATATACGATGAATGGTACAAGACTGCAAGAGGATTGTCTAAATATGCCCCGGTTCAGCCGCCCGGGAAACTTCGAGCAACTACAGTACCTATTCCGTCGTTTAGTACATCACTGGGTGTCCGGTCAGCACAATCACAGAGCCAAATGCCGGAGTATTGCGCTGAACATCTTATATGAACTTGACTACTGGCAACACACTAACCTAGCCCCTAAGCAAACCGACCAAGTGGGACAGGTAATCGAATACCTTATGAGCAACTACCACCAGCAGATCACCCTAGCAGATATGGCAAAGATAATGCACCTTAACCCTGTCTATTTTAGCAGAATCTTCAAGATCGCCACTGGACAAACCCCTATTCAATACCTGACTTCCATTCGAGTCAAGAAAGCTATAGATTTACTCCTAGAATCTACTGAAACAATCAACGAGATCTCGTTTAAGGTTGGGTACAAGGATCCATCGTATTTTAGCCGGGTTTTCAAAAAGGTAACCGGAATATGTCCCCAACAGTATAGGCAGTCCGCTACTCTGTCGGAGGAGAATAATAGCCCCGACAAGCCCTCTGATGGTACTTAG
- a CDS encoding ABC transporter ATP-binding protein/permease, producing the protein MESPLRDLDNAWRYSSEQLREVVIEKFGHLFHPDEEIVYIAGTDLDLTGNYNTGLIILTEQRLLAIYPHDDKMQEAANLCSIETAEIEHHVGNGILFLQFADKRQMFARFSLSALDGFMELTDLLNERSATPQSLSQSKPKKVRVDRCSICGTVKRRGVCPNCLDKGRLVRRLLRYLKPYIPQALISFILLVAGGILSMAPPYLTGRLVDEVLIVEDLVMLRTLVLVLALVHVTNAIISGVYSYIITWLGQSVVRDLRSEVYRHLQFLGLKFYDTVRTGSIMSRTTSDTQNLQRFIVQSVQQVVFNAIMVVGVGFILFKYNWQLALITLLPMPLLILASNLFARKIRKVYRRIWVRRALMNSVLADAIPGVKIVKSFVQEDKEIAKFDHRSNELFERHVEAARFRSLFSPLLGLATSLGTLMIWGYGGFLVISTGKLTVGGLVAFLYYVNQFYSPLRQLAGFSDVVQEAATAAERVFEILDTEPERSPTALGLWLPELQGEIQFKDVYFEYEVGEPVLEDINLHIQPGEMIGLVGPSGGGKTTLANLIPRLYDVYAGAIYIDGQDIREIDLGCLRSHIGLVPQEATLFHGTIADNIAYGVPDAGEDDIIYAAIAANAHDFIMDCPDGYDTQTGERGLRLSGGQKQRISIARAILKDPKILILDEATSAVDTETEKLIQEAINRLVSNRTTIAIAHRLSTLQNADRIVVVDQGRIVEVGTHQQLLDQDGLFARLVRMQSDIIQYSA; encoded by the coding sequence TTGGAGAGTCCATTACGGGATCTGGATAATGCTTGGCGCTATTCATCTGAGCAATTGCGGGAGGTTGTTATAGAGAAATTCGGCCATCTATTTCATCCGGATGAAGAGATTGTGTACATCGCTGGGACAGATCTGGATCTGACAGGCAATTATAATACGGGACTAATCATTCTTACTGAGCAGCGTCTTTTGGCTATTTACCCACATGATGACAAGATGCAAGAAGCCGCTAATCTCTGCAGCATCGAGACTGCAGAGATTGAACATCATGTAGGAAATGGCATTTTGTTTTTGCAGTTTGCGGACAAGAGGCAAATGTTTGCTCGCTTTTCGTTGAGCGCCCTTGATGGGTTCATGGAGCTTACCGATTTGTTGAATGAACGGAGCGCCACCCCCCAAAGTTTATCCCAGAGTAAACCAAAAAAGGTCCGCGTGGATCGCTGTTCTATCTGTGGGACGGTGAAAAGAAGGGGTGTCTGCCCAAACTGTTTAGATAAGGGCCGTCTTGTACGGAGGTTGCTGCGCTACCTAAAGCCGTACATTCCCCAGGCGCTCATCTCCTTTATTCTGTTGGTTGCCGGGGGGATTTTATCCATGGCTCCTCCCTATCTTACAGGAAGACTTGTTGACGAGGTGCTCATTGTCGAGGACTTAGTGATGCTAAGGACCCTTGTGTTGGTTTTGGCCTTGGTGCATGTGACCAACGCGATCATTAGTGGTGTCTACTCATATATTATTACCTGGTTGGGACAATCGGTAGTACGGGACTTGCGCAGTGAGGTATATCGGCATCTGCAGTTTCTTGGACTCAAATTCTACGACACGGTTCGCACCGGATCAATCATGTCAAGAACTACCAGCGATACGCAGAATCTTCAGCGCTTTATCGTTCAAAGCGTGCAGCAGGTTGTTTTTAATGCGATCATGGTTGTGGGTGTTGGTTTCATTCTGTTTAAGTACAACTGGCAACTAGCATTGATTACCCTTTTACCAATGCCACTACTTATTCTAGCCTCTAACCTATTTGCTAGGAAGATTCGCAAGGTGTATCGGCGCATCTGGGTACGACGGGCCTTGATGAACTCTGTCTTGGCTGATGCGATTCCTGGGGTGAAGATAGTCAAATCCTTTGTGCAAGAAGACAAGGAGATTGCTAAGTTTGACCATCGTAGTAATGAGCTTTTCGAACGACACGTCGAGGCAGCACGGTTTCGAAGTCTTTTCTCACCGTTACTAGGATTAGCCACTTCCCTTGGCACCCTAATGATCTGGGGCTATGGAGGCTTCTTGGTAATTTCCACCGGCAAACTGACTGTCGGGGGTTTAGTTGCTTTTCTGTACTACGTAAACCAGTTCTATAGCCCCTTACGCCAACTGGCGGGCTTTAGTGACGTGGTACAGGAGGCCGCTACAGCGGCTGAACGAGTATTTGAGATCCTCGATACGGAACCGGAGCGAAGCCCGACAGCCTTAGGACTATGGCTACCTGAACTACAAGGTGAGATCCAGTTTAAGGATGTCTACTTTGAGTACGAAGTGGGTGAGCCGGTGCTAGAAGACATTAACCTGCATATTCAACCTGGGGAGATGATTGGGCTTGTAGGCCCAAGTGGCGGAGGGAAAACCACTTTGGCTAACCTCATCCCCCGGTTATATGACGTTTACGCGGGAGCTATCTATATTGACGGACAGGATATCAGGGAAATTGACCTAGGCTGCCTGAGAAGTCACATTGGTCTTGTTCCCCAAGAGGCCACCTTGTTTCACGGAACCATAGCGGATAATATTGCCTATGGAGTACCCGATGCCGGTGAAGACGATATTATCTATGCGGCCATCGCGGCAAATGCCCATGACTTCATTATGGACTGTCCTGATGGATATGACACTCAGACCGGCGAGCGGGGACTGCGACTGTCCGGAGGTCAAAAACAGCGGATCTCCATTGCCCGTGCGATCTTGAAGGACCCGAAAATCCTGATTCTTGACGAGGCAACTTCCGCTGTGGATACAGAAACGGAAAAACTGATTCAGGAAGCGATTAATCGGTTGGTGTCCAATAGAACTACTATCGCGATTGCCCATCGGCTTTCTACCCTACAAAACGCCGATCGAATAGTTGTGGTGGACCAAGGTCGAATCGTCGAAGTAGGAACCCATCAGCAATTGCTGGACCAGGATGGCTTGTTTGCTCGGTTAGTACGCATGCAATCAGATATTATCCAGTACAGTGCATAA
- a CDS encoding DUF1854 domain-containing protein codes for MVEWKKVLEDVHFEKNAFLQLICWEKDQSFGPVIVKRPFPLKGPLELVTVASADGQFIGLIHDYRRLDEQSAALIKEALDQRHYMPQILRIVSIGEEGGVWVWNTVTNRGKRRFIVQSRRRDVTWVADNHIVVRDADGNKYEIRDLHKLDDKSKDKIEMEV; via the coding sequence ATGGTTGAATGGAAAAAGGTCTTGGAGGATGTACACTTTGAAAAGAACGCTTTTTTGCAGCTAATTTGCTGGGAAAAGGATCAGAGCTTTGGTCCTGTCATTGTAAAACGTCCATTTCCGCTCAAAGGCCCCCTGGAGCTAGTTACAGTAGCTTCTGCCGACGGGCAATTCATTGGGTTAATCCATGATTATCGTCGACTAGATGAGCAGTCGGCTGCATTGATAAAAGAGGCTTTGGATCAGCGGCATTACATGCCTCAGATCCTGAGGATAGTCAGTATCGGTGAAGAAGGTGGGGTTTGGGTATGGAATACTGTTACTAATCGGGGCAAACGGCGCTTTATAGTACAAAGCCGCCGAAGGGATGTCACCTGGGTTGCAGATAACCATATCGTTGTGCGGGACGCCGATGGAAACAAGTATGAGATCAGAGATTTGCATAAGCTAGACGATAAGAGTAAGGATAAAATCGAAATGGAAGTATAG
- a CDS encoding site-specific DNA-methyltransferase translates to MGRKGTQTSSFGTSGREGHDSSKFYDSRLYQELAVPTNTSASEGSVQQVNVLYTQDSRQMDEIPDDSIHLMVTSPPYNVGKEYDEDLSLEEYRELLRDVFAETYRKLVPGGRACVNVANIGRKPYMPLHSFIIADMLDIGYLMRGEIIWDKDASSGTSCAWGSWKSASNPTLRDVHEYILVFSKAQYNRIKEHREDTIDRDQFLEYTKSIWRFPTVSARHIGHPAPFPVELPARLIQLYTFAGDVVLDPFCGSGQTCIAAIAAGRHYIGYDIEPEYIKLAEGRIAEYTKSAPADY, encoded by the coding sequence ATGGGGAGGAAGGGTACACAAACTAGCTCCTTTGGGACAAGCGGTCGGGAGGGGCACGATTCGTCGAAGTTCTATGATAGCCGTCTTTACCAGGAGCTTGCTGTTCCGACAAATACATCTGCTTCTGAGGGGTCGGTGCAGCAGGTAAATGTTTTATATACCCAAGATAGCCGTCAAATGGATGAAATTCCCGATGATAGTATTCATCTAATGGTAACCTCTCCACCATATAACGTGGGGAAAGAGTATGATGAGGACCTATCGTTGGAGGAGTATAGAGAGCTTCTGCGGGATGTCTTTGCCGAGACATACAGGAAATTAGTACCCGGGGGCAGAGCCTGTGTCAATGTGGCCAATATCGGGAGAAAACCTTACATGCCCCTGCACTCCTTTATCATTGCTGACATGCTAGACATTGGTTATTTGATGCGGGGTGAGATCATCTGGGATAAGGATGCCAGCTCGGGAACTTCGTGTGCATGGGGTAGCTGGAAGTCTGCATCTAACCCGACCCTAAGAGATGTTCATGAGTACATCTTGGTTTTTAGCAAGGCTCAGTACAATAGGATCAAGGAGCATCGGGAAGATACGATTGATAGGGACCAGTTTCTCGAGTACACGAAGAGTATATGGCGGTTTCCCACCGTATCTGCACGACATATCGGGCATCCGGCGCCCTTTCCGGTGGAGTTGCCCGCCCGGTTAATTCAGCTTTATACTTTTGCAGGGGACGTTGTGCTGGATCCCTTTTGTGGTAGCGGACAAACCTGTATTGCAGCTATTGCTGCTGGTCGACACTATATTGGGTATGACATCGAACCCGAATACATAAAGCTGGCCGAGGGGCGTATCGCGGAATACACAAAGTCTGCGCCAGCAGACTATTGA
- a CDS encoding Xaa-Pro peptidase family protein produces MSESKMRLERMRGLMEERGIDLVVVTYGPNLFYFANTGMDASLCVKKDEAEPLLLVRRGLQRALAESCWADIRPYRSYSQIPQLLDLGSGKITLGLELDVMPYLVAKKFHRIFPDSEIVDIGHDLRMLRSMKSAGEIDILTQAAKQVHGLPQYAVEVLGEQPNMTELLLSAKIEGYLRSKGHQGLVRMQGYNNEVAFGTCISGVSALRTSRMDSPHGGPGAYNCIAYGAGKKQIEPGEPVLLDYLGGYEGYVVDQSRLITRSTPKAGVEEAYQAMLHVQDVIVNALKPGVKCSEVYHLALNEVAKLGYADYFMGIGEDQVSFVGHGVGLELNEYPVLTSRFEARIAAGMVIAVEPKVILPELGIVGIENTVLVTDVGCKMITTASEEILTAKA; encoded by the coding sequence GTGTCTGAAAGCAAAATGCGTCTTGAACGAATGCGAGGATTAATGGAAGAACGAGGAATAGATCTTGTTGTGGTTACCTATGGGCCCAATCTCTTCTACTTTGCCAACACGGGAATGGATGCAAGTTTGTGTGTTAAGAAAGATGAAGCTGAGCCATTGCTTCTGGTAAGAAGAGGTTTGCAAAGAGCTTTGGCGGAGTCTTGTTGGGCAGATATCCGACCCTATAGAAGCTACAGTCAGATTCCGCAGCTGCTAGACCTTGGTTCAGGCAAGATCACTCTGGGTCTAGAGCTAGACGTGATGCCGTATCTTGTGGCCAAGAAGTTTCACCGTATTTTTCCCGACAGTGAGATCGTGGATATCGGCCATGATTTGCGGATGCTCAGATCGATGAAATCCGCAGGGGAAATAGATATTCTAACACAAGCTGCTAAGCAAGTACATGGATTGCCCCAATATGCAGTCGAGGTGTTAGGTGAGCAGCCTAACATGACTGAACTCCTGCTATCCGCCAAGATAGAAGGATACTTGCGATCCAAGGGGCACCAGGGCCTTGTACGTATGCAAGGCTACAATAATGAGGTGGCCTTTGGCACTTGCATATCGGGTGTATCTGCATTGCGTACCTCCCGAATGGATTCGCCCCATGGTGGGCCAGGTGCATACAATTGTATCGCTTACGGTGCTGGCAAAAAGCAGATTGAGCCGGGAGAGCCGGTCCTTCTAGACTACTTAGGTGGCTATGAAGGGTATGTTGTGGATCAAAGCCGGCTGATTACCCGGAGTACCCCCAAAGCAGGTGTCGAAGAGGCCTATCAGGCCATGTTGCATGTACAGGATGTAATTGTAAATGCCCTCAAACCAGGCGTCAAGTGTTCTGAGGTCTACCATCTTGCCTTAAACGAGGTGGCCAAGCTTGGCTACGCCGACTACTTCATGGGTATTGGGGAGGATCAGGTAAGTTTCGTCGGCCATGGAGTAGGTCTTGAGCTTAACGAGTATCCTGTACTCACCAGTCGATTCGAAGCTAGGATCGCAGCAGGTATGGTGATTGCAGTTGAACCGAAAGTGATCCTTCCAGAACTAGGCATTGTCGGTATAGAAAACACGGTCTTGGTGACTGATGTTGGCTGTAAGATGATCACTACTGCGTCAGAGGAAATACTCACGGCCAAGGCTTAA
- the mgtE gene encoding magnesium transporter: protein MEIDIVNQINQLLFERKYEAIRETLQDQHPRQVADLLGVLDQPSKALTFRLLRKDFAIEVFEYMERHERNSLLESMTHQQMADLLNEMAPDDRTDLFEELPAKVAKHYLSLLSPDERKIANQLLGYAEDSAGRLTTTEFVDLKEDQTVQAALDHIRLTAPNKETIYNCYVISNSRKLVGVITLRELILASLQTRVGDLMHTSVISVTTDTDQEVVARIMTDFGLSTVPVVDSENRLVGIITHDDVLEVIREESTEDIHRMGGVTTDVEDYFQQGVMARVGKRLGWLVVLILLQSFTSSIMEEYAFALETVVALAFFIPLLMDTGGNVGTQSATLVIRGLAVGDLENQSIMQVIGTELLAGLIMGAILAAFSFLRSLFISGQDLMLSITIGLSLGIVVLIANLTGILLPFIARKLKMDPAVMAGPFITTIVDVLGLILYFEIARLLLGIS, encoded by the coding sequence ATGGAAATCGATATTGTCAATCAGATTAATCAGCTTCTCTTTGAGCGGAAATACGAAGCCATCAGGGAGACCCTTCAGGATCAGCACCCCAGACAAGTTGCTGATCTTTTAGGGGTCTTGGATCAGCCCTCCAAGGCATTGACCTTTCGTTTGCTAAGAAAAGACTTCGCAATCGAAGTATTTGAATACATGGAGCGGCATGAGAGAAACAGTCTTCTCGAATCTATGACCCATCAGCAAATGGCCGATCTACTAAATGAAATGGCCCCTGATGATCGAACTGACCTTTTTGAGGAACTACCCGCGAAAGTGGCAAAACACTATCTGTCTTTGCTTTCACCCGACGAACGTAAAATCGCAAACCAACTTCTTGGCTATGCTGAGGACAGTGCTGGACGTCTGACAACAACCGAATTCGTCGATCTTAAAGAAGACCAAACGGTGCAAGCGGCTTTGGATCATATTCGGCTTACAGCACCCAATAAGGAGACTATCTACAACTGCTATGTTATTTCAAATTCCAGGAAGCTTGTTGGTGTAATCACCTTAAGAGAGTTGATCCTAGCTTCCCTGCAGACCAGGGTTGGGGATCTGATGCACACTAGTGTAATTAGTGTAACCACGGATACTGACCAGGAAGTAGTCGCTCGGATCATGACCGACTTTGGCTTAAGCACCGTTCCTGTAGTGGATAGTGAGAATCGTCTCGTCGGAATTATTACCCATGATGACGTTCTTGAGGTAATACGCGAAGAAAGCACCGAAGACATTCACCGCATGGGCGGTGTCACTACAGACGTTGAGGACTACTTCCAGCAGGGAGTCATGGCCCGAGTCGGAAAACGCCTTGGCTGGTTGGTGGTGTTAATTCTACTACAAAGCTTCACCAGCAGTATCATGGAGGAGTATGCCTTTGCGTTGGAAACTGTGGTAGCTTTGGCTTTTTTCATACCCTTACTCATGGACACCGGTGGAAACGTAGGAACCCAGTCAGCTACCTTGGTCATCCGGGGGCTTGCTGTAGGCGATTTGGAAAATCAGAGTATCATGCAAGTCATCGGCACCGAATTACTCGCAGGACTGATTATGGGCGCCATACTTGCTGCTTTCTCCTTCTTAAGAAGCCTATTTATATCTGGGCAGGATCTCATGCTTAGCATTACCATCGGGTTATCCTTGGGGATCGTAGTCTTAATAGCAAACCTCACGGGTATTCTGCTTCCCTTTATTGCCAGGAAACTCAAAATGGATCCTGCGGTGATGGCTGGTCCTTTCATCACAACCATCGTAGACGTACTAGGACTGATTCTATACTTCGAAATTGCCCGGCTGCTCCTGGGGATTAGTTAA
- a CDS encoding DUF4380 domain-containing protein, with protein MGITIKKQEYAGWQNCLHLSNGKLELAVTTDVGPRIIHVGLPGGPNEFAVNKEQAGKTEQEEWCIFGGHRLWHSPEYINRTYYPDSKKVSYREVRNGVVVTQDVEPNTMIRKEMEILLSPDTPRVKVIHRLSNVGVWDVELAPWALSVMDVGGVAIIPQPTKAHPEGKLPNRTLTLWPYTDMQDSRVFWGSQFITVQQDPSMEAPFKLGISANDGWTAYANNDHLFVKMFDYDDESFYPDGGSSVEIYTCDWMLELETLGPLTLLSPDETVEYVEEWVLLDHVPKPQNEEDVERTIVPLLYELID; from the coding sequence ATGGGCATTACGATTAAAAAGCAAGAGTATGCTGGGTGGCAGAATTGTCTGCATCTCTCCAATGGGAAACTGGAGCTGGCGGTGACTACCGATGTGGGTCCCCGGATTATCCACGTGGGATTACCCGGCGGCCCTAATGAGTTTGCTGTGAATAAGGAGCAAGCGGGTAAGACCGAACAAGAGGAATGGTGCATCTTTGGTGGGCATCGTTTGTGGCACAGCCCGGAGTACATAAATCGGACCTATTACCCGGATAGCAAAAAGGTGAGCTATCGAGAAGTAAGGAATGGAGTCGTCGTAACTCAAGATGTGGAGCCTAACACGATGATCCGAAAGGAAATGGAGATCCTCCTATCGCCTGATACACCAAGGGTTAAGGTTATACATCGGTTAAGCAATGTTGGGGTGTGGGACGTTGAACTTGCCCCCTGGGCATTATCTGTCATGGATGTGGGAGGAGTGGCTATTATTCCGCAACCGACCAAGGCACATCCCGAAGGCAAACTTCCCAACCGCACATTGACCCTGTGGCCCTATACCGATATGCAGGATAGCCGGGTGTTTTGGGGGAGTCAGTTTATAACGGTTCAACAGGACCCCTCCATGGAGGCTCCTTTTAAGTTAGGTATTTCCGCAAATGACGGATGGACTGCCTATGCCAATAACGACCACTTGTTTGTCAAAATGTTTGACTACGACGACGAGAGCTTCTATCCCGACGGAGGGTCCTCCGTTGAGATTTACACCTGTGATTGGATGCTGGAACTGGAAACACTAGGACCTTTGACTTTGCTCAGTCCCGATGAGACTGTAGAGTATGTGGAGGAATGGGTCCTATTGGATCATGTTCCAAAGCCTCAGAACGAAGAGGATGTCGAGCGAACCATCGTTCCTTTGCTCTATGAACTGATTGACTAG
- a CDS encoding chromate transporter — MATLFEITTTFMKVGGFTLGGGYAMLPMIEREVIDRKKWIERQEVLDIYALAQSVPGAIAINSAMFIGYRLRGLLGAIFAGIGMITPSLLVILIIAQGFSKVQDNRMVISIMQGARAGVVALIVFVTWSIAKRSIKGRVDLTIGLAALVAVTFDLVSAVGVLLISALLGIVAYRLQDKKAGPQDD, encoded by the coding sequence GTGGCAACTTTATTTGAGATAACAACGACATTCATGAAGGTGGGTGGCTTTACTCTAGGTGGTGGTTATGCTATGCTACCTATGATTGAGCGGGAGGTCATCGACCGGAAGAAGTGGATTGAGCGGCAGGAAGTACTAGATATCTACGCGTTGGCTCAATCGGTCCCAGGGGCTATTGCCATTAATTCGGCCATGTTTATTGGGTACCGTCTAAGAGGCTTGCTTGGTGCTATCTTTGCTGGGATCGGGATGATTACACCCTCATTACTGGTGATCCTGATTATTGCGCAAGGCTTTTCCAAAGTACAAGATAATCGTATGGTTATCAGCATCATGCAGGGTGCACGCGCCGGAGTTGTGGCCCTAATTGTTTTTGTGACATGGTCCATTGCGAAGCGTTCCATCAAGGGGCGGGTAGATCTGACTATTGGATTGGCAGCTCTCGTAGCTGTTACTTTTGATCTGGTATCTGCAGTAGGGGTATTGCTGATCTCCGCACTTCTGGGAATAGTCGCCTATAGATTACAGGACAAGAAAGCAGGGCCGCAGGATGATTGA